Proteins from a genomic interval of bacterium:
- a CDS encoding M55 family metallopeptidase, with protein sequence MKVFISADMEGTAGITDAEQTREGRPDYNRFRRLMTEEVNAAILGALESGAKEIVVNDSHATMRNLLIEELHPQAQLVSGSPKPYSMMQGIDASFDAVFFTGYHAAAGTQDAVLDHTYSGACVRQVKLGNLVVGEAGLNAALAGHFKVPVALVTGDGTAVQQVKRLIPHVEAVAVKEAIGRVAARSYQPVEARRRIKEGAAKALKRARDLKPFVVARPINLEIDWMYTSMADRCTLIPGVTRLNARATAFKAKDAEQAFTVTVACLTMARSLI encoded by the coding sequence ATGAAGGTTTTCATTTCCGCGGACATGGAGGGTACGGCCGGCATTACCGACGCCGAGCAAACCCGCGAGGGCCGCCCGGATTACAACCGGTTCCGGCGGCTCATGACCGAAGAAGTCAACGCGGCGATTCTCGGCGCGCTCGAGTCCGGGGCGAAGGAGATCGTGGTGAACGATTCGCACGCCACGATGCGCAATCTTCTCATCGAAGAGCTCCACCCGCAGGCGCAGCTGGTGAGCGGGAGTCCGAAGCCCTACAGCATGATGCAGGGCATCGACGCCTCGTTCGACGCCGTCTTCTTCACCGGCTACCACGCCGCCGCCGGCACGCAGGATGCGGTTCTCGACCACACCTACAGCGGCGCGTGCGTCCGGCAGGTCAAGCTCGGCAACCTGGTCGTCGGGGAGGCGGGTCTCAACGCCGCGCTGGCCGGCCACTTCAAAGTCCCCGTCGCCCTCGTCACCGGCGACGGCACCGCCGTGCAGCAGGTCAAGAGGCTCATCCCGCACGTCGAGGCCGTCGCGGTCAAGGAAGCGATCGGGCGGGTCGCGGCGCGCTCGTACCAGCCGGTCGAAGCCCGGCGGCGCATCAAGGAGGGGGCGGCCAAGGCGCTCAAGCGCGCGCGCGACCTCAAGCCGTTTGTGGTGGCGAGGCCCATCAACCTCGAGATCGATTGGATGTACACGTCGATGGCCGACCGCTGCACGCTGATTCCCGGCGTGACGCGCCTCAACGCGCGGGCGACGGCCTTCAAGGCCAAGGACGCCGAGCAGGCGTTCACGGTCACGGTGGCCTGCCTGACCATGGCGCGCTCGTTGATCTAG
- the tsaE gene encoding tRNA (adenosine(37)-N6)-threonylcarbamoyltransferase complex ATPase subunit type 1 TsaE, with product MSGDGGASRRLVPEGGETGAGSLVVHTGSPEETRALGETLGRVLRARDARGAVVALTGPLGAGKTCFVQGLARGLGTGGYVRSPTFILVHHYPGPLPLYHVDLYRIGPSDLDALGLEEIMEGDGVTAIEWAAAPALPADHVSVEFAFGADENARTLRIGAAGERSRRILDELRPCASSR from the coding sequence GTGTCCGGCGACGGCGGTGCATCCCGCCGCCTCGTCCCCGAAGGGGGCGAGACGGGCGCCGGCTCCCTCGTAGTCCACACGGGCAGCCCGGAGGAGACCCGCGCGCTCGGCGAGACGCTCGGCCGGGTGCTTCGCGCGCGCGATGCGCGCGGCGCCGTCGTCGCGCTCACGGGGCCGCTCGGCGCCGGCAAGACCTGCTTCGTGCAGGGCCTCGCCCGCGGCCTCGGCACGGGCGGGTACGTACGGAGCCCGACCTTCATCCTGGTCCACCACTATCCCGGCCCGCTGCCCCTTTATCACGTCGACCTGTACCGCATCGGCCCATCCGACCTGGACGCCCTCGGACTCGAGGAAATAATGGAAGGTGACGGGGTCACGGCGATCGAGTGGGCCGCCGCCCCGGCACTGCCCGCCGATCACGTGTCCGTCGAGTTCGCGTTCGGGGCGGACGAGAACGCGCGAACGCTGCGGATCGGCGCCGCCGGCGAGCGGTCACGCCGCATCCTGGACGAGCTCCGGCCGTGCGCGTCCTCGCGATAG
- a CDS encoding nodulation protein NfeD, whose protein sequence is MNVSVRRRAVRAGARLLAALLLAAPVAFAASALGSGTAAFGAVPAQPPAAPAGSSGAARVVDVVQLNGIIGPATARYVLRGLRQASSDGAEALIIELDTPGGLLTSMDQIAKALLASPTPTIVYVWPSGARAASAGVFVTYAANVAAMAPTTHLGAAHPVNVAPGGGTTAEDKTMIAKVTNDAVAEIRGFAARRGRNPDWAERAVRESVSITEEEALRLHVIDLIADSPQALLAAVDGRKVLTPGGARVLHTRGARLVENPMDATERFLLVLSDPNIGFVLMTMAIYGIIFELSNPGSVFPGVIGGLALILALASFAVIEVNLAGLLLIGFALILFIADIKVPSHGILTAGGLAAFVFGSLLLTERQAPFLRISITLILTMAALTAAFFAFAVGAGIRAQAQKVYTGREALLGAIGVTRSDLGPSGTVFVDGELWSAESENGAIPAGQRVRVVQVRGLHLVVRKEEEAK, encoded by the coding sequence ATGAACGTCTCCGTGCGCCGTCGTGCCGTGCGGGCGGGCGCCCGCCTCCTCGCGGCGCTGCTGCTCGCGGCGCCGGTCGCCTTCGCCGCGTCCGCGCTCGGGTCCGGTACCGCCGCGTTCGGGGCCGTCCCCGCGCAGCCGCCGGCGGCACCCGCGGGTTCCTCGGGCGCGGCGCGGGTCGTCGACGTCGTCCAGCTCAACGGGATTATCGGCCCGGCGACGGCGCGCTACGTTCTCCGCGGGCTGCGCCAGGCATCGTCGGACGGCGCGGAGGCCCTCATCATCGAGTTGGACACGCCGGGCGGCCTCTTGACGTCGATGGACCAGATCGCCAAGGCGCTCCTGGCATCGCCGACGCCCACGATCGTCTACGTCTGGCCGAGCGGCGCGCGCGCGGCGTCGGCCGGCGTGTTCGTCACGTATGCCGCGAACGTCGCCGCGATGGCCCCGACGACGCACCTCGGGGCGGCGCATCCCGTCAACGTCGCCCCGGGCGGCGGGACCACCGCCGAGGACAAGACCATGATCGCCAAGGTGACGAACGACGCGGTCGCGGAAATCCGCGGCTTCGCGGCCCGGCGCGGCCGCAACCCCGACTGGGCGGAGCGGGCGGTTCGCGAGAGCGTCTCCATCACCGAGGAGGAGGCCCTGCGCCTCCACGTCATCGACCTCATCGCCGACAGCCCGCAGGCGCTGCTGGCCGCGGTCGACGGCCGCAAGGTCCTGACCCCGGGCGGTGCCCGGGTTCTCCACACGCGCGGCGCCCGCCTCGTCGAGAACCCGATGGACGCGACCGAGCGGTTTCTGCTCGTGCTGAGCGACCCGAACATCGGGTTCGTGCTGATGACGATGGCGATCTACGGCATCATCTTCGAATTGAGCAACCCCGGGTCGGTCTTCCCGGGCGTGATCGGCGGGCTCGCGCTCATCCTCGCGCTCGCGTCCTTCGCCGTGATCGAGGTGAACCTCGCGGGCCTGCTGCTCATCGGGTTTGCGCTCATCCTGTTCATCGCCGACATCAAGGTGCCGAGCCACGGGATCCTCACGGCCGGCGGGCTCGCCGCGTTCGTTTTCGGCTCGCTGCTGCTCACGGAGCGGCAGGCGCCCTTTCTCCGCATCTCGATCACGCTGATTCTCACCATGGCCGCGCTGACCGCGGCATTCTTCGCGTTCGCCGTCGGCGCCGGCATCCGCGCGCAGGCCCAGAAGGTCTATACGGGCCGGGAGGCGCTCCTCGGCGCGATCGGCGTAACCCGCAGCGACCTCGGGCCGTCCGGGACGGTGTTCGTCGACGGCGAGCTGTGGAGCGCGGAGTCGGAGAACGGCGCGATCCCGGCAGGTCAGCGCGTCCGCGTCGTCCAGGTTCGGGGCCTGCACCTCGTCGTGCGCAAAGAGGAGGAGGCGAAATGA
- the rimI gene encoding ribosomal protein S18-alanine N-acetyltransferase translates to MVIANERISIGPMREEDIPRVLEIEQASFPSPWPRDAYLRELRDNRLACYLVARETDAVVGYTGMWIILDEAHVTTIAVAPECRRRRIGERLLVALIAESMRRGARWITLEVRRTNGGAQALYRKYGFKDIGVRKGYYSDNREDAIVMWTGNVYEPAFQERYERNRTTLEGSESGSASGA, encoded by the coding sequence ATGGTGATCGCGAACGAACGAATTTCCATCGGGCCGATGCGCGAGGAAGATATTCCGCGCGTCCTCGAGATCGAGCAGGCGTCGTTTCCGTCGCCGTGGCCGCGCGACGCCTATCTCCGCGAGCTGCGGGACAACCGTCTCGCGTGCTACCTCGTGGCCCGCGAAACAGACGCGGTCGTCGGCTACACGGGGATGTGGATCATCCTCGACGAGGCGCACGTGACGACGATTGCGGTGGCGCCGGAGTGCCGGCGGCGCCGGATCGGCGAGCGCCTGCTGGTCGCCTTGATCGCCGAGTCGATGCGGCGCGGAGCGCGGTGGATCACGCTCGAGGTGCGCCGGACCAACGGCGGCGCCCAGGCGCTGTACCGGAAGTACGGGTTCAAAGACATCGGCGTCCGCAAGGGCTACTACAGCGACAACCGCGAGGACGCGATCGTCATGTGGACCGGCAACGTCTACGAGCCGGCGTTTCAGGAGCGCTACGAGCGGAATCGCACCACCCTCGAAGGAAGCGAAAGCGGTAGTGCATCCGGCGCGTGA
- the tsaB gene encoding tRNA (adenosine(37)-N6)-threonylcarbamoyltransferase complex dimerization subunit type 1 TsaB — translation MRVLAIETATAVAGVALLDQSGVLASRTVRAPMRHLEWLAAAIDGMLGDSGVRPDGVEAVAVGRGPGGFTGLRIGIATAAAWARARRVPVLGIDTLETLAVSAAGAGIVLPVLDAYRGEVAAALYRVGEGAEPVCLVPAVVAAPDAVIAEMRPALEAQRAAHRPLVLAGDGLVRHGGALLSALAGAGIRQVVERPDAYPSAEAAGRLAWPRLARGARDDAAGLLPVYGRRPAVRAWQETSTPPGTEG, via the coding sequence GTGCGCGTCCTCGCGATAGAGACCGCGACGGCGGTCGCCGGCGTCGCGCTCCTCGACCAGAGCGGCGTGCTCGCCTCGCGCACGGTCCGCGCGCCGATGCGCCACCTCGAATGGCTCGCCGCGGCGATCGACGGGATGCTCGGCGACTCGGGTGTCCGCCCCGATGGGGTGGAGGCCGTGGCGGTCGGGCGCGGGCCCGGCGGTTTCACCGGCCTGCGGATCGGGATCGCCACGGCGGCGGCGTGGGCCCGCGCGCGGCGCGTGCCGGTGCTCGGAATCGATACGCTCGAGACGCTCGCCGTCTCCGCCGCCGGGGCGGGCATCGTGCTGCCGGTCCTGGACGCGTATCGCGGCGAGGTGGCCGCGGCGCTCTACCGCGTGGGGGAGGGGGCCGAGCCGGTCTGCCTGGTGCCCGCCGTGGTCGCCGCGCCCGACGCCGTGATCGCGGAGATGCGGCCCGCACTCGAAGCGCAGCGCGCCGCGCACCGGCCGCTCGTGCTCGCGGGTGACGGCCTCGTGCGGCACGGCGGAGCGCTGCTCTCGGCGCTCGCCGGCGCGGGGATCCGGCAGGTGGTCGAACGGCCGGACGCCTATCCGAGCGCCGAGGCGGCGGGGCGGCTCGCGTGGCCGCGTCTCGCGCGCGGCGCCCGCGACGACGCGGCGGGGCTGCTGCCGGTGTACGGCCGGCGTCCGGCGGTGCGTGCGTGGCAGGAAACCTCAACACCGCCGGGAACCGAGGGGTGA
- a CDS encoding SPFH domain-containing protein — protein MTAFLAPVIVAVILVGLSLLGSIVKIAREYERGVIFRLGRLIGARGPGVIILIPIVDRMIKIDLRVVTLDIPRQEMMTRDNVPVTVDAVVYFRIVNPEDAIVKVENFSRATYLVAQTTLRSTLGQHELDELLSQRDKINQQLQRIIDETTEPWGIKVTLVEVRDVVLPESMKRSMARQAEVERERRAKIINAEGEYQAAEKLVQAAARIAEQPVALQLRYLQALAEVASEQNSTIVFPIPIDLITPFVKRLGGGDGAKGVG, from the coding sequence ATGACGGCGTTCCTCGCCCCGGTGATCGTGGCGGTCATCCTCGTCGGGTTGTCGCTGCTCGGGTCGATCGTCAAGATCGCGCGCGAGTACGAGCGCGGGGTCATATTCCGTCTCGGCCGGCTGATCGGAGCGCGCGGCCCCGGCGTGATCATCCTCATTCCGATCGTCGACCGCATGATCAAGATCGACCTGCGCGTCGTGACGCTCGACATCCCCCGCCAGGAGATGATGACGCGCGACAACGTGCCGGTGACGGTCGACGCGGTCGTATACTTCCGGATCGTCAATCCCGAAGACGCGATCGTCAAGGTGGAGAACTTCAGCCGCGCCACGTATCTCGTCGCGCAGACGACGCTGCGGAGCACCCTCGGGCAGCACGAGCTCGACGAGCTGCTGTCCCAGCGCGACAAGATCAACCAGCAGCTCCAGCGCATAATCGACGAAACCACCGAGCCGTGGGGCATCAAGGTGACCCTCGTTGAGGTCCGCGACGTCGTCCTGCCCGAGAGCATGAAGCGCTCGATGGCGAGGCAGGCCGAGGTCGAGCGCGAACGGCGCGCCAAGATCATCAACGCCGAGGGCGAGTATCAGGCGGCGGAAAAGCTGGTGCAGGCCGCGGCCCGGATTGCCGAGCAGCCGGTGGCCCTCCAGCTGCGGTATCTGCAGGCCCTCGCGGAAGTCGCTTCCGAGCAGAACTCGACGATAGTCTTTCCGATCCCGATCGACCTCATCACGCCGTTCGTGAAGCGGCTGGGCGGGGGCGACGGCGCGAAGGGCGTCGGCTAA